In Nostoc edaphicum CCNP1411, a genomic segment contains:
- a CDS encoding tyrosine-type recombinase/integrase, translated as MKIDRHGRAKILSLQEIQLLFSEGVDSLRDKALFAVMLYTACRVNEAVTLLKRDVYDAKGKVRAKIIFRKGNTKGKLATRAIPVIQELRVRLQAYKPRDDSPWLFPGNADHSRANNHLHRDSALWILRVACKKVGVEGISSHSFRRTALTSMSNAGIPLRVIQEISGHRTLDELYKYLEVREDQVLGAVSSLALLAPVSSDDFGKPCLVEVTDNSVKKRH; from the coding sequence TTGAAAATTGATAGGCATGGTCGAGCAAAGATTTTGTCTTTGCAGGAAATCCAACTTCTGTTCTCGGAGGGGGTGGATTCACTGCGAGATAAAGCGCTGTTTGCGGTGATGCTTTACACAGCGTGTCGGGTGAACGAAGCAGTGACGTTGCTTAAGCGGGACGTATATGATGCCAAAGGAAAAGTCAGAGCCAAAATCATCTTTCGCAAGGGTAACACGAAAGGGAAACTGGCTACCCGTGCCATCCCGGTAATTCAAGAATTGCGAGTCAGGTTGCAAGCATATAAACCGCGTGATGATTCTCCTTGGCTGTTCCCTGGAAATGCTGACCACTCAAGAGCGAATAACCACCTGCACCGGGATTCGGCATTGTGGATATTGCGAGTCGCTTGCAAAAAAGTAGGAGTTGAAGGCATAAGTTCTCACAGCTTTCGGCGCACAGCACTCACCTCGATGAGTAATGCCGGAATTCCCTTAAGAGTGATTCAGGAAATCTCTGGGCATCGCACCTTGGACGAGCTATACAAGTACCTGGAGGTGAGAGAAGATCAAGTATTGGGAGCGGTATCATCTTTAGCACTACTTGCTCCGGTTTCGTCAGACGACTTCGGGAAACCCTGTTTAGTCGAAGTGACCGATAATTCAGTAAAGAAAAGGCATTGA
- a CDS encoding type II toxin-antitoxin system VapC family toxin, whose product MYLLDTNICIALLNENPQAVTKFNRFFSQCYLSIIVVAELYKGVYCSQQVAKNLDILAQFTELLPVEPFGIEAAIEFGKIQSELRKIGKPTGEFDALIAAVACSRDDILVTNNIKDFINIPNLKLDNWLES is encoded by the coding sequence ATGTATCTGCTAGATACCAATATTTGCATTGCACTGCTGAACGAAAATCCCCAAGCTGTTACTAAATTTAATCGCTTTTTCAGTCAATGCTATCTCTCTATCATTGTAGTTGCAGAACTATATAAAGGCGTTTATTGTTCTCAACAGGTGGCCAAAAATCTAGATATATTAGCGCAGTTTACTGAATTACTACCAGTAGAACCATTTGGAATAGAAGCAGCTATCGAATTTGGCAAGATTCAAAGCGAACTCAGAAAAATTGGGAAACCAACCGGAGAATTTGATGCTTTGATTGCTGCTGTAGCTTGTTCTCGTGACGATATTCTTGTTACTAACAATATCAAAGATTTTATCAATATTCCCAACTTAAAATTAGATAACTGGTTAGAAAGTTGA
- a CDS encoding ribbon-helix-helix protein, CopG family — translation MKNSKKKKASLPVYLDEFERERLEKIASDWGTSLSTTIKRLIREREINY, via the coding sequence ATGAAGAATTCCAAAAAGAAAAAAGCTTCTCTACCAGTTTATCTAGATGAGTTTGAACGTGAAAGATTAGAGAAAATCGCCTCTGATTGGGGTACAAGTCTATCAACTACAATCAAAAGGCTGATTAGAGAGAGAGAAATTAATTATTGA
- a CDS encoding helicase HerA domain-containing protein — protein MIIGTTGSGKSVLVSSIIAECLAKDMSVLIIDLPNDDGSGTFGDFTPYYNGFYFDISRQSNNIVQPLDLSKIPLEQREDRVKAHRNDVNLIVLQLVLGSQQFEGFLAQTIESLIPLGTKAFYENPDIERRFELAHSAGIGTPEWDNTPTLVDMEQFFCADCIDLGYEDENVDKALNYIRLRLQYWQASSIGNAICKPSTFQTDSKLITFALTNLQSDREAEVFGMSAYIAASRQSLSSTNSMFFMDEASVLLRFPSLSRLVGRKCATARKSGCRIALAAQDVISIAKSEAGEQILQNMPCRLIGRIVPGAARSFSELLGMPREIIDVNETFMPNIQQLYTLWLLDYNNKYIRCRYYPSSPLLGLVVNGREEQESRDKFKKIYNDKFTWVAEFSKYYVECIKQGKPL, from the coding sequence ATGATTATTGGGACTACAGGGAGTGGGAAATCAGTATTAGTATCGTCAATTATTGCGGAGTGCTTGGCAAAAGATATGTCGGTATTAATTATAGATTTGCCAAACGATGACGGTTCAGGAACCTTCGGAGATTTTACGCCATACTACAACGGATTCTACTTTGATATCTCCAGACAATCAAATAATATTGTTCAGCCGCTAGATTTATCAAAAATCCCATTAGAACAAAGAGAAGACAGGGTAAAAGCACATCGCAATGATGTAAATCTAATAGTGTTGCAGTTGGTTCTGGGTTCACAGCAGTTTGAGGGGTTCCTTGCTCAAACAATAGAATCGTTGATACCTTTAGGGACAAAAGCTTTTTACGAGAATCCAGATATTGAACGACGTTTTGAGTTGGCACACTCAGCAGGAATCGGAACCCCAGAGTGGGATAACACGCCGACTCTAGTTGATATGGAACAGTTTTTTTGTGCCGATTGTATTGATTTAGGCTATGAGGATGAGAATGTTGATAAGGCGCTCAATTATATACGCTTACGACTACAGTACTGGCAAGCAAGCTCAATAGGAAATGCAATTTGTAAACCTTCAACTTTCCAAACAGACAGCAAGCTAATTACGTTTGCATTAACGAATCTGCAATCAGATAGAGAAGCAGAGGTGTTCGGGATGTCAGCGTATATTGCGGCATCGAGACAATCACTATCATCGACAAACAGTATGTTTTTCATGGATGAGGCGAGTGTATTGCTACGGTTCCCGTCGTTATCTCGGTTAGTAGGCCGTAAATGTGCTACGGCTCGGAAATCAGGATGTCGCATTGCTCTAGCTGCTCAAGATGTGATTTCGATTGCCAAATCAGAAGCAGGGGAACAAATATTACAAAATATGCCTTGTCGATTAATCGGGCGAATTGTCCCTGGGGCAGCGAGAAGTTTTTCGGAATTGCTTGGTATGCCGAGAGAAATTATAGATGTAAATGAAACTTTCATGCCAAACATCCAACAGCTATATACGTTATGGCTGTTGGACTACAACAATAAATATATAAGATGCCGTTATTATCCTTCATCTCCCCTTTTGGGTTTGGTTGTGAATGGTAGGGAGGAGCAAGAATCACGAGACAAGTTTAAAAAAATTTACAATGATAAGTTCACTTGGGTAGCAGAATTTTCTAAGTATTATGTTGAGTGCATTAAGCAAGGGAAACCATTATGA
- a CDS encoding type IV secretory system conjugative DNA transfer family protein: MTTTNTQVNANQFIPPGLSSALISPAGLGLLACGAVIVVAKYIDGKRGKAKLATARWGGTAEKTAARKLACKQINKRKHNRVSLYVGTPKNIKSEIVNGIRKTCIPEDPVTLYLPDAQRGIFVCGGPGCGKSFSMINPLIRSAIDQGFPLALYDFKYAEQESATAASKGQAPILAGYALERGYKVTVLAPGFPESAIANPIDFLRSNEDSEMARQLAITLNRNFQLGEKDSGNSFFTNAGDQLVQAVFMLAKGTAYPDIMMCQAILGLPSNSHFENKRR; encoded by the coding sequence ATGACAACGACCAACACGCAAGTCAATGCGAACCAATTCATTCCACCAGGACTCTCTTCTGCACTAATCTCACCCGCAGGGCTGGGGTTACTGGCCTGTGGTGCGGTGATTGTGGTAGCCAAATACATAGATGGCAAAAGGGGTAAAGCTAAACTAGCAACTGCAAGGTGGGGTGGAACAGCAGAGAAGACAGCAGCCCGTAAACTTGCGTGCAAACAAATAAATAAACGTAAACATAATCGTGTGTCTCTGTACGTCGGCACTCCCAAGAATATAAAAAGTGAAATTGTCAATGGCATCAGGAAAACGTGCATTCCCGAAGATCCAGTAACCCTTTACTTACCAGACGCACAACGGGGGATTTTCGTTTGTGGTGGCCCAGGTTGTGGAAAATCATTTTCAATGATTAATCCGTTGATTCGTTCAGCAATAGATCAAGGATTCCCCTTAGCACTTTATGATTTTAAGTATGCAGAGCAGGAATCAGCCACAGCCGCATCTAAAGGACAAGCCCCAATACTCGCGGGGTATGCACTCGAACGTGGTTATAAAGTCACCGTCTTAGCCCCAGGATTTCCAGAATCTGCGATCGCCAATCCAATAGATTTTCTTCGTAGTAACGAAGACTCGGAAATGGCGCGGCAGCTTGCTATCACTCTCAACCGCAACTTTCAACTCGGTGAAAAAGATTCAGGAAACAGCTTCTTCACGAATGCCGGAGATCAGCTAGTACAAGCTGTTTTCATGTTGGCGAAGGGAACTGCTTACCCAGATATCATGATGTGCCAAGCGATTTTGGGATTACCCAGCAATTCTCATTTTGAAAACAAAAGAAGATAA
- a CDS encoding type IV secretory system conjugative DNA transfer family protein yields the protein MEQAENLNFMVREAFAQFVSVAGSPETAASIVGTASGLFSRFMVPAALAAFCGKTNIPLDLKGRQMVIFGMNKEKRDVIAPLLVSILHLIISRNVAYKRACPLVLGIDELPTLYLPALVDWLNQNREDGLISILGLQNLSMLIESYGENTTNAIFGGCATKAFFNPQDDVAAERFSKFLGDEEIKYKQRSRSSGGKGGASISNSDQNSTRKLFDINQFNTLPEGKAVIISPGFRSRGQISIPILQNIHIPQHEINSEAASVKAWYKFQKSLAMKSILKPPADEEMRIRRAEALKLLPLIETQEQLSEYASLI from the coding sequence ATGGAACAAGCAGAAAATCTGAATTTCATGGTTAGGGAAGCTTTCGCCCAGTTTGTATCTGTAGCTGGTAGCCCAGAAACAGCAGCTAGCATTGTGGGAACAGCAAGCGGATTGTTCAGCCGATTTATGGTTCCGGCAGCATTGGCAGCTTTCTGCGGAAAAACCAATATTCCACTGGACTTGAAAGGACGGCAGATGGTGATTTTTGGGATGAACAAAGAAAAGCGTGATGTAATTGCACCGTTGCTTGTCTCCATTCTGCATTTAATAATAAGTAGAAATGTCGCCTATAAACGCGCTTGTCCTCTTGTGCTTGGGATTGATGAATTACCAACATTATATTTACCAGCCTTGGTGGATTGGTTGAACCAAAACCGGGAGGATGGACTAATTTCTATCTTAGGTTTACAAAATCTCTCAATGCTAATTGAATCTTATGGAGAAAATACAACAAATGCCATATTTGGAGGATGTGCTACCAAAGCATTCTTTAACCCTCAAGATGATGTAGCAGCAGAACGTTTTAGTAAGTTCTTAGGTGATGAAGAGATTAAATACAAGCAACGTTCCCGTTCATCAGGAGGAAAAGGAGGAGCAAGTATTTCTAATTCTGACCAAAACAGTACTCGCAAGTTATTTGATATCAACCAATTTAATACATTACCAGAAGGTAAAGCCGTAATTATTAGTCCAGGGTTTCGTTCTCGCGGACAGATAAGTATACCAATCTTGCAAAATATTCATATTCCTCAACATGAGATTAATTCGGAAGCGGCGAGTGTAAAAGCTTGGTATAAATTCCAAAAGTCATTAGCCATGAAGTCTATTTTGAAACCTCCAGCAGATGAAGAAATGAGAATTCGTCGGGCAGAGGCATTAAAATTGTTGCCTTTAATAGAAACTCAAGAGCAGCTATCAGAATATGCAAGCCTGATTTAG
- a CDS encoding four helix bundle protein has product MSEINDFKDLKIWQKGIDIAEKCYFLTKLFPKDELYGMVQQIRRSAASIPANIAEGYGRRSTAEYIRFLNIAQGSLNELETHIILSQRVGLCSQTDIESIILLLREESRMIIALIKKLQQ; this is encoded by the coding sequence ATGTCAGAAATTAATGATTTTAAAGACTTAAAGATTTGGCAAAAAGGGATAGATATAGCTGAGAAATGCTATTTTTTGACCAAACTCTTTCCTAAAGATGAGTTGTATGGAATGGTACAACAAATCAGAAGGTCTGCGGCATCTATTCCAGCTAACATAGCAGAAGGCTATGGAAGAAGATCAACGGCTGAGTATATAAGATTTCTTAACATTGCCCAAGGTTCACTTAACGAATTAGAAACACATATTATTTTATCTCAGAGAGTAGGATTATGTAGCCAAACTGACATAGAATCAATTATCCTTTTACTACGAGAAGAGAGCCGGATGATTATTGCTCTTATTAAAAAGCTACAACAATAA